The following proteins are encoded in a genomic region of Bacillus sp. FJAT-22090:
- a CDS encoding rhodanese-like domain-containing protein translates to MLYTLLVVIIVLLVYAGIQALRLKKTVTNLNQEQFIEGYRKAQLIDVREPKEFDSGHILGARNIPSTQLRQRYKEIRPDKPVYLYDQNGARSARAAMFLKKKGYTQLNQLQGGFKTWTGKIKSK, encoded by the coding sequence ATTTTATACACTCTACTTGTAGTAATTATTGTTTTACTAGTTTATGCTGGTATCCAAGCTCTCCGTTTAAAGAAGACCGTTACAAACCTTAATCAGGAGCAATTTATCGAAGGCTATCGTAAGGCACAATTAATTGATGTGAGAGAACCTAAGGAGTTTGATTCAGGTCATATTCTTGGCGCAAGAAATATCCCTTCCACACAGCTTCGTCAACGTTATAAAGAAATTCGTCCAGATAAACCAGTTTATCTATATGATCAAAACGGCGCAAGAAGTGCACGTGCAGCAATGTTCCTAAAGAAAAAAGGATATACACAATTAAACCAACTTCAAGGCGGATTTAAAACTTGGACAGGTAAAATTAAATCTAAATAA
- a CDS encoding Asp23/Gls24 family envelope stress response protein — protein MSETNEQKFVQMTPEGKDDLGTIEIAPEVITVIAGIATNEVDGIAGTRGNLASGVVERLGKKVHGKGIKTEITADGLFIDVYCLVKYGASVPTVAREVQSQIRQAIENMTSLVPKEVNVHITGVQFDSAE, from the coding sequence ATGTCAGAAACAAACGAACAAAAATTTGTTCAAATGACTCCTGAAGGAAAAGATGACTTAGGGACAATTGAAATTGCACCTGAAGTTATTACTGTAATCGCAGGCATTGCAACAAATGAAGTAGATGGTATCGCTGGAACACGCGGAAACCTTGCTTCGGGAGTTGTAGAGCGTCTGGGTAAAAAAGTGCATGGCAAAGGTATTAAGACAGAAATAACAGCTGATGGTTTGTTTATCGATGTATATTGCCTTGTAAAATACGGTGCTTCCGTTCCCACGGTTGCTAGAGAAGTGCAATCTCAAATCCGACAAGCAATTGAAAATATGACTAGTTTAGTGCCAAAAGAAGTGAATGTTCATATTACAGGTGTACAATTCGATTCAGCCGAATAA
- a CDS encoding SpoIIIAH-like family protein, which translates to MNVKKRSIWFLTLISLVAVITVFYVTDRPSPFDGIALFSNDTIEDVDLVETSSTNEQSFTSSSNAFEEMRMEVQGKRSQLREQLTTKVGSNDFTAEEKDEAYNQIEELVKIDSTEAMLELIIKSLGYDDALVRIENESVLIDVVSNEQSSQKADEIIYAVKREWPQAYKVEVKFDGQ; encoded by the coding sequence ATGAATGTAAAAAAGAGATCTATTTGGTTTTTAACTTTAATTAGTTTAGTAGCTGTTATTACTGTTTTTTATGTAACAGATCGACCATCGCCTTTCGATGGAATAGCATTATTCTCAAATGATACAATTGAAGATGTAGACCTAGTTGAAACCTCTTCCACAAACGAACAGTCATTTACTTCAAGTAGCAATGCCTTTGAAGAAATGAGAATGGAAGTTCAAGGGAAAAGAAGTCAACTTCGTGAGCAATTAACGACTAAAGTAGGTAGTAACGATTTCACTGCAGAAGAAAAAGATGAAGCATATAACCAAATTGAAGAATTAGTGAAAATAGATTCAACAGAGGCAATGCTGGAGCTAATTATCAAATCATTAGGTTATGATGATGCGCTAGTAAGAATTGAAAATGAATCTGTATTAATAGATGTTGTGTCAAATGAGCAGTCCTCTCAAAAAGCGGATGAGATCATTTATGCTGTAAAAAGAGAGTGGCCACAAGCTTATAAGGTAGAAGTTAAGTTTGACGGTCAATAA
- the efp gene encoding elongation factor P translates to MISVNDFKTGLTIVVDGVLYRVLDFQHVKPGKGAAFVRSKLRNLRNGSVNEKTFRAGEKVEKAQIDNRKMQYLYASGDQHIFMDTDSYEQLELNETQIEYELKYLRENMEIHVIQYQGETLGVELPKSVELEVTETEPGIKGDTSGGGSKTATLETGLVVTVPLFINVGDRLIINTDEGSYVSRA, encoded by the coding sequence ATGATTTCTGTAAATGATTTTAAAACAGGTTTAACAATAGTAGTAGATGGAGTACTTTATCGTGTACTGGATTTCCAACACGTTAAACCAGGTAAAGGAGCAGCGTTTGTTCGCTCTAAACTTAGAAACCTTAGAAATGGTTCAGTAAATGAGAAAACTTTCCGTGCTGGTGAAAAAGTAGAGAAAGCTCAAATTGATAACAGAAAAATGCAATATCTATATGCAAGTGGAGATCAACACATTTTCATGGATACAGATTCTTATGAGCAACTTGAATTAAACGAAACACAAATCGAATACGAATTAAAATACTTACGTGAAAACATGGAAATTCATGTTATTCAGTACCAAGGAGAAACACTTGGAGTGGAATTACCAAAATCAGTTGAACTGGAAGTGACTGAAACTGAACCTGGTATTAAAGGGGATACTTCTGGCGGTGGTTCTAAAACTGCAACTCTTGAAACTGGTTTAGTCGTAACTGTTCCACTTTTCATCAATGTTGGAGATCGACTAATTATCAACACAGATGAAGGATCATACGTATCAAGAGCTTAA
- a CDS encoding M24 family metallopeptidase, whose translation MMKLEKLRAALEEQGVDALLITNGYSRRYMTGFTGTAGVAIVSKNDAVFITDFRYTEQAASQIKDYRIVQHTKTLIEEIANQVTEMGINSIGFEKDDLTYSGYELYKQAIQADLVPLSGLVEKIRLIKTEEEISIIKSACRIADEAFNHIVTYIKPGMTELEVSNELEFFMRKLGASSSSFDTIVASGVRSALPHGVATSKVIEVGDFVTLDFGALYNGYISDTTRTIAVGEPSDQLKEIYQVVLDAQLLSLEKIKPGMTGKEADAIARDYIASKGYGEAFGHSLGHGIGLEVHEGPGLSFRSDITLEPGMIITIEPGIYLPNIGGVRIEDDAIVTENGLEKLTHSTKELLILS comes from the coding sequence ATGATGAAACTTGAGAAGTTACGTGCTGCTTTAGAAGAACAAGGTGTGGATGCTTTACTGATTACAAACGGTTATAGTAGACGTTATATGACTGGTTTTACTGGTACAGCTGGTGTAGCAATTGTGTCCAAAAACGATGCAGTATTCATTACAGATTTTCGTTACACAGAGCAAGCAGCTAGTCAGATAAAGGACTACCGTATTGTACAGCATACAAAAACTTTAATAGAAGAAATTGCTAACCAAGTGACAGAAATGGGCATTAATTCTATTGGATTTGAAAAAGACGATTTAACGTATAGTGGCTATGAATTGTATAAACAAGCTATCCAAGCAGATTTAGTGCCACTGTCAGGACTAGTGGAAAAAATTCGCTTGATTAAGACCGAGGAAGAGATTAGTATTATAAAGTCGGCTTGTCGTATTGCGGATGAGGCTTTTAACCATATTGTTACATACATAAAACCGGGGATGACAGAGCTTGAAGTGTCAAATGAGCTTGAATTCTTCATGAGAAAACTTGGTGCCTCGTCTTCATCTTTTGATACGATCGTTGCTTCTGGTGTAAGATCTGCACTACCTCATGGCGTTGCAACTAGCAAAGTCATTGAAGTAGGGGACTTTGTAACACTTGACTTCGGTGCACTTTATAATGGGTATATTTCAGATACAACTCGAACAATTGCTGTTGGGGAACCGAGTGACCAATTAAAAGAGATTTATCAAGTAGTTTTAGATGCACAATTACTTTCATTGGAAAAAATAAAACCAGGAATGACAGGTAAAGAAGCAGACGCAATTGCACGAGACTATATTGCTTCAAAAGGATATGGGGAAGCATTTGGTCACTCTTTAGGTCACGGAATTGGACTTGAAGTACATGAAGGTCCAGGGCTTTCTTTCCGATCTGATATTACACTAGAACCAGGGATGATTATTACAATTGAGCCGGGAATTTACTTACCGAATATCGGTGGAGTTCGTATAGAGGACGATGCAATTGTAACTGAAAATGGTCTAGAAAAACTTACGCATTCGACAAAAGAATTACTCATTTTATCTTAA
- a CDS encoding stage III sporulation protein AE: protein MDEMLTNLLLPVKEVIQTFTYILLFGFIFLCLEWFIPKSKRLLKLLFIYLICFLCLEPAYRTLEMIQTLTSQLVTVFLGMYPVLTAGIAVSGGALLVTLWNPAVVFFSTFTAFMAEKVLIPSIMAAFLLDLISRIHPATSFSKLSDLIRMTLIGITSVILVLYSFFITVNGVITWTVGGAVNESVKRLIQNSIPFVGSLLTESISTMKTYSSSASVITGNSLLISVLVLVSIPTIQTILIAFLYRLLAAILEPFLDSGISGLLDDIGRTLFVLSIISVLIAFAFFFTIILTMLFAKLLVSGKG from the coding sequence ATGGATGAAATGCTCACGAATTTGCTACTCCCAGTAAAAGAAGTCATTCAAACATTTACGTATATCCTGCTATTTGGTTTTATTTTTCTTTGCTTAGAATGGTTCATTCCTAAGAGCAAAAGATTGTTAAAGTTATTATTTATTTATCTTATTTGCTTCTTATGTTTAGAACCTGCTTATCGAACGCTAGAAATGATTCAAACCCTTACTAGCCAGTTAGTTACAGTCTTTTTAGGAATGTATCCAGTACTGACCGCAGGTATTGCTGTTTCTGGTGGAGCGTTGCTAGTAACTTTATGGAATCCAGCGGTAGTATTCTTTTCAACGTTTACAGCATTTATGGCAGAGAAAGTATTGATACCATCAATTATGGCTGCATTTCTTCTAGATTTGATCAGTCGAATACATCCAGCGACCTCTTTTTCGAAACTGTCAGATCTTATTAGGATGACATTAATTGGTATTACGTCAGTAATCCTTGTATTATACAGCTTCTTCATAACAGTCAATGGTGTGATTACATGGACGGTAGGAGGAGCGGTTAATGAATCTGTTAAACGATTAATACAAAACTCTATCCCATTTGTAGGGTCATTATTAACCGAAAGTATTAGCACGATGAAAACATATTCTTCATCAGCCTCGGTTATAACTGGAAATTCATTACTAATCTCCGTATTAGTGTTAGTTTCGATTCCAACGATTCAAACAATATTAATTGCTTTTTTATATAGACTATTAGCTGCAATTTTGGAACCGTTTTTAGATTCAGGGATAAGTGGGCTTCTAGATGATATTGGAAGAACACTTTTTGTACTATCTATTATTTCGGTATTGATTGCTTTTGCGTTCTTTTTCACGATTATATTAACGATGCTCTTTGCAAAACTATTAGTTAGTGGGAAAGGATAA
- a CDS encoding lipoate--protein ligase family protein, with the protein MEKKKWYFINSGPCSPSYNMALDEALLDWHSEGLIPPVIRFYEWNPATLSIGYFQSVEKEIDLDAVNRLGLGFVRRPTGGRGVLHEHELTYSVIVTESYPDMPATVTEAYRVISEGLLLGFQNLGLDAYFSIPDTEEKKQNLKKPKTAVCFDSPSWYELVVEGKKVAGSAQTRQKGVILQHGAILLDLDEDKLIQTFKFSSEALRERVKASLSKKAVAINKISQNPVTIDECKKAFKKGFEDSLQIELVEFALSEEQELYVNALEKKRYDNNQWNFKK; encoded by the coding sequence ATGGAAAAGAAAAAATGGTACTTTATTAATTCTGGACCTTGTAGTCCATCTTATAACATGGCGCTTGATGAGGCTTTGCTAGATTGGCACAGTGAAGGGCTGATTCCACCAGTAATTCGTTTTTATGAATGGAATCCAGCGACTCTATCGATCGGTTATTTTCAATCTGTTGAAAAAGAAATAGATTTAGATGCAGTAAATCGTTTAGGTCTGGGGTTTGTTCGTAGACCTACTGGGGGAAGAGGAGTACTACATGAGCATGAACTAACATATAGCGTGATTGTGACTGAAAGTTATCCTGATATGCCAGCAACCGTGACAGAAGCTTATCGTGTGATAAGTGAAGGGTTATTGCTTGGATTTCAAAATCTAGGTTTAGATGCATACTTTTCTATTCCAGACACAGAAGAGAAAAAGCAAAATCTAAAGAAGCCTAAAACTGCTGTCTGCTTTGATTCGCCAAGTTGGTATGAATTAGTAGTAGAAGGAAAGAAAGTTGCAGGAAGTGCCCAAACACGTCAAAAAGGTGTTATTTTACAGCATGGTGCAATCTTATTAGATCTGGATGAAGATAAACTTATCCAGACGTTTAAATTTTCTTCTGAAGCGCTACGTGAGAGAGTAAAAGCAAGTTTATCTAAAAAAGCTGTGGCCATCAACAAAATTAGTCAAAATCCTGTAACAATCGACGAGTGCAAAAAAGCATTCAAAAAAGGATTTGAAGATTCGTTGCAGATTGAATTAGTAGAATTTGCCCTATCAGAAGAACAAGAATTATACGTAAATGCGCTTGAAAAAAAGCGTTATGATAATAATCAATGGAATTTTAAAAAATAA
- a CDS encoding vitamin B12-dependent ribonucleotide reductase translates to MVLASQNNNATINIDQLNKDIQLFPQVHPITEDMKLTHKGVSRLVMIDRYSFKDTEKKTLKAGDFVVLTVKADPKFPARGLGHIVSIDQSTKTAEVLIEEDYRSAIDDQDELESGIVKRSLNVIEKPLEVYYEQIAKRNATGLASVEKTEEKRKEWFEKFYQQLVSLKFIPAGRVLYGAGTGTDVTYFNCYVMPFVPDSREGISDHRKQVMEIMSRGGGVGTNGSTLRPRNTLARGVNGKSSGSVSWLDDIAKLTHLVEQGGSRRGAQMIMLADWHPDIAEFIISKMQNPRILRFLIENTNDETIKQLAKDKLKFTPLSNQEEAMYQGIVNYKAIPGLGGFSDDIIREAETKLRDGGNFTVHNPEFLTGANISVTLTDDFMKAVEEDADFELRFPAIETYSPEEMVFYNKHWHEVGDVREWEKMGYAVRTYRTVKAKELWNLINICATYSAEPGIFFIDNANEKTNAKAYGQKVVATNPCGEQPLAPYSVCNLAAVNLAQFANKETKTVNFEALKETVSVGVRMQDNVIDATPYFLEENKVQALGERRVGLGVMGLADLLIYCEKEYGSEEGNILVDEVFKTIAIAAYETSANLAIERGSFPFLTAETEEETNRLRKAFTETGFMQSMPEEIRNSIVENGIRNSHLLTVAPTGSTGTMVGVSTGLEPYYSFTYYRSGRLGKFIEVKADIVQEYLQANNDADENNLPEWFVTAMELAPEAHADVQCIIQRWIDSSISKTVNAPRGYTVEQVEGVYERLYRGGAKGGTVYVDGSRDSQVLTLKAEENTLDDQRQEEKVFEKRPIVLIDTIQDLRSTNVTIGSEVGNTCPVCRKGTVEEMGGCNTCTNCNAQLKCGL, encoded by the coding sequence ATGGTATTAGCATCTCAGAACAATAATGCAACCATTAACATTGATCAGTTAAACAAAGACATTCAACTATTTCCACAAGTACACCCAATTACAGAAGACATGAAATTGACGCACAAAGGTGTTTCCCGACTAGTAATGATTGACCGTTATTCATTTAAAGATACGGAAAAGAAAACGCTAAAAGCAGGAGATTTTGTCGTTCTTACTGTAAAAGCTGACCCGAAATTTCCTGCACGCGGTTTAGGTCATATCGTTTCAATCGACCAATCGACAAAAACTGCAGAAGTGCTTATTGAAGAAGACTATAGAAGTGCAATTGATGATCAAGATGAACTTGAATCAGGAATTGTAAAACGTTCTCTTAATGTTATTGAGAAACCGTTGGAAGTGTATTATGAGCAAATTGCCAAACGCAATGCTACTGGACTTGCTTCAGTTGAAAAAACAGAGGAAAAACGCAAGGAATGGTTTGAGAAGTTCTACCAACAATTAGTTTCTTTAAAATTTATTCCAGCTGGACGAGTTCTTTATGGAGCGGGTACAGGTACAGACGTAACTTACTTTAACTGCTACGTAATGCCATTTGTTCCCGATTCACGCGAGGGAATTAGTGACCATCGTAAGCAAGTGATGGAAATTATGAGTCGTGGTGGTGGTGTTGGAACGAACGGTTCGACGCTTCGCCCGCGTAATACATTAGCTAGAGGTGTAAATGGTAAATCTTCTGGTTCGGTATCATGGCTAGATGATATTGCTAAACTAACTCACTTAGTTGAGCAAGGTGGTTCCCGAAGAGGAGCACAAATGATAATGCTTGCTGACTGGCACCCGGATATTGCGGAATTTATCATTTCTAAAATGCAAAACCCTCGAATTCTTCGTTTTTTAATTGAAAATACGAATGATGAGACGATTAAACAATTAGCTAAGGACAAGCTTAAATTTACCCCTTTATCCAATCAAGAAGAAGCAATGTACCAGGGAATAGTAAATTATAAAGCGATTCCTGGATTAGGTGGCTTCAGCGATGATATCATTCGTGAAGCAGAAACAAAACTTCGTGATGGTGGTAATTTTACTGTTCACAATCCTGAATTTTTAACAGGTGCAAATATTTCTGTGACGTTGACAGATGACTTTATGAAAGCAGTCGAAGAGGATGCAGACTTCGAACTACGTTTCCCGGCAATTGAAACCTATTCTCCAGAAGAGATGGTATTTTATAACAAACATTGGCATGAAGTTGGAGATGTTCGTGAATGGGAGAAAATGGGTTATGCTGTTCGAACATATCGCACTGTAAAAGCAAAAGAGTTATGGAATTTAATTAATATTTGTGCTACTTATTCTGCTGAGCCAGGTATTTTCTTTATTGATAATGCGAATGAAAAAACGAATGCAAAAGCATATGGACAAAAAGTAGTTGCTACGAATCCATGTGGGGAACAGCCGCTTGCTCCATATTCAGTTTGTAACCTTGCAGCTGTTAATTTAGCTCAATTTGCTAACAAGGAAACTAAAACGGTTAACTTTGAAGCTCTAAAAGAAACAGTGAGTGTTGGGGTTCGTATGCAGGATAATGTAATAGATGCAACTCCATATTTCTTAGAAGAAAATAAAGTACAAGCTTTAGGTGAAAGACGCGTAGGTCTTGGAGTTATGGGATTAGCAGATCTTTTAATCTACTGCGAAAAAGAGTACGGATCTGAGGAAGGCAATATTCTCGTTGACGAGGTATTTAAAACGATTGCAATTGCTGCTTATGAAACTTCAGCGAACTTAGCAATTGAACGAGGAAGTTTCCCATTTTTAACTGCAGAAACAGAAGAAGAAACAAATCGTCTACGTAAAGCATTTACAGAGACTGGTTTTATGCAATCTATGCCAGAGGAAATCAGAAATTCTATCGTTGAAAATGGAATTAGAAACTCACATCTACTAACAGTTGCTCCAACAGGATCTACTGGAACTATGGTAGGAGTCTCTACTGGTTTAGAACCTTATTATTCTTTCACTTATTATAGAAGTGGACGTTTAGGAAAGTTCATTGAAGTAAAAGCGGATATCGTTCAAGAGTACTTGCAAGCAAACAATGATGCAGATGAAAACAACTTACCTGAATGGTTTGTTACTGCAATGGAGTTAGCGCCAGAAGCTCATGCGGATGTTCAATGTATTATTCAACGCTGGATTGATAGTTCAATCTCTAAAACAGTTAATGCACCAAGAGGCTATACGGTTGAACAAGTAGAAGGTGTATATGAACGTCTATACCGTGGCGGAGCTAAAGGTGGAACTGTTTATGTTGATGGAAGTCGAGATTCTCAAGTTCTAACATTGAAAGCAGAAGAAAATACGCTTGACGATCAAAGACAAGAAGAAAAAGTATTTGAAAAACGACCAATCGTTTTAATTGATACGATTCAGGATTTGCGTTCAACAAATGTTACAATCGGTTCTGAAGTTGGTAATACTTGTCCAGTTTGCCGAAAAGGAACAGTGGAAGAAATGGGCGGATGTAACACATGTACAAATTGTAATGCGCAATTAAAGTGCGGATTATAA
- a CDS encoding SpoIIIAC/SpoIIIAD family protein, whose protein sequence is MELHDVLRVAGIGLLIAILHLFFESTGKKEFAFFLFFVGYIYMTIELLRLLRVFFYEISTFLEWLIMSS, encoded by the coding sequence GTGGAACTTCACGATGTACTTCGAGTTGCTGGTATAGGGTTATTAATTGCTATACTTCATTTGTTTTTTGAATCAACCGGAAAAAAAGAGTTTGCCTTTTTTTTATTTTTTGTAGGATATATTTATATGACCATTGAGCTGCTTCGTTTACTGAGGGTGTTTTTTTATGAAATATCCACATTCCTTGAATGGCTTATTATGTCGAGTTAG
- the accB gene encoding acetyl-CoA carboxylase biotin carboxyl carrier protein: MKIQEIREIIKLIDQSTLDEFLYESEGTKIKLKKNDKGSVTSTGFALESSVVSEQPIVVEEKQVQVSETPKEKVEEKVEEVVEETSLHKITSPMVGTFYQSSSPDADAYVQVGTKISTDSVVCIVEAMKLFNEIEAEVNGEVVEILVKDGQLVEYGQPLFLVKEV, encoded by the coding sequence ATGAAAATCCAAGAAATTAGAGAAATTATTAAATTAATTGATCAGTCCACACTAGATGAATTTTTATATGAATCAGAAGGAACTAAAATCAAATTAAAAAAGAATGATAAAGGTTCTGTAACTTCTACTGGATTCGCATTAGAAAGTTCTGTTGTTTCAGAACAACCTATAGTAGTGGAAGAAAAACAAGTACAGGTAAGTGAAACTCCTAAAGAAAAAGTGGAGGAAAAAGTGGAAGAAGTTGTAGAAGAAACTTCATTACATAAAATCACATCACCTATGGTAGGTACTTTCTATCAATCATCATCTCCTGATGCTGATGCATACGTTCAAGTTGGGACGAAGATTTCGACTGATTCTGTTGTGTGCATTGTAGAAGCAATGAAGTTATTCAATGAAATTGAAGCAGAAGTAAATGGAGAAGTGGTTGAGATCCTTGTAAAAGATGGACAATTAGTAGAATATGGTCAGCCTTTGTTCCTTGTAAAAGAAGTTTAA
- a CDS encoding AAA family ATPase, protein MKEKTLFSHHEDFRNTLPNYEDFALVSKRIIWALNERKQGDWKNISIGETISQLDANLLEMMEKKLLAYETLSYIFETQPLGKIMSKSTLNLGTGLEITETFENKLIYFPEYDVGMTLSFNYSSSHSWPEYRFFSTSAEKALLFLNDINEKLRQLLMQSITYLVDTENGVQRRNYGEQAVVNREDVLLAHSIKQDIFRSIDEFFKEDGHFFKEYGLPYKRGILLYGSPGNGKTTLVKSITGSTKAPVVYWQITEFTGSHSIQEVFGIVTRLAPAILVIEDIDSMPEYTRSVFLNTLDGVQSREGLFIIGTTNYPEKIDPALINRAGRFDRAYEIPSPSDKVREQYLRKLDIRHIFTDEQFTDMAKRSKGLSMSQLNELYMSVALNWHYDGKLAYEERIEELLKQNKRSMKKEWENDEHSIGF, encoded by the coding sequence ATGAAAGAGAAAACGTTATTTTCACATCACGAGGATTTTAGAAATACTCTTCCTAATTATGAGGACTTTGCGCTTGTTTCAAAAAGGATCATTTGGGCCTTAAATGAAAGAAAACAAGGTGATTGGAAAAATATCTCAATTGGAGAAACAATATCTCAACTTGATGCAAACTTATTAGAAATGATGGAGAAAAAATTATTAGCTTATGAAACACTGAGCTATATTTTCGAAACACAGCCTCTAGGTAAAATTATGAGTAAATCTACTTTAAATTTAGGGACAGGTTTAGAAATTACGGAAACCTTTGAAAATAAATTGATCTACTTTCCAGAATATGATGTAGGAATGACATTGTCTTTTAACTATTCTTCTAGTCATAGTTGGCCGGAATATCGTTTCTTTTCTACGTCAGCAGAAAAAGCGTTACTATTTTTAAACGATATCAACGAAAAGTTAAGACAATTACTTATGCAATCGATTACTTATTTAGTTGATACAGAAAATGGAGTCCAACGAAGAAATTATGGCGAGCAAGCTGTTGTGAATCGTGAGGACGTATTATTAGCACATAGCATAAAGCAAGATATATTTCGTTCTATTGATGAATTTTTTAAAGAGGACGGTCATTTTTTCAAAGAATATGGCCTACCCTATAAACGAGGAATTTTACTATATGGCAGTCCTGGGAATGGGAAAACAACTTTAGTTAAGTCCATCACAGGCTCAACGAAAGCACCTGTTGTTTATTGGCAAATTACCGAATTTACTGGAAGTCATTCTATTCAAGAAGTATTCGGTATCGTGACAAGACTTGCTCCTGCAATTCTCGTTATTGAAGATATTGATTCGATGCCTGAATATACGAGATCCGTTTTTTTAAACACTCTAGACGGTGTTCAATCTCGAGAAGGGTTATTTATCATCGGAACGACAAACTACCCGGAAAAAATAGATCCAGCGCTTATCAATCGTGCAGGTCGGTTTGACCGTGCATACGAGATACCATCTCCTTCGGATAAAGTTCGAGAGCAGTACTTACGAAAGTTAGATATTAGACATATTTTTACGGACGAACAATTTACAGATATGGCGAAACGTTCAAAAGGGTTATCTATGTCCCAGCTTAACGAATTGTATATGTCGGTTGCATTAAATTGGCATTATGATGGGAAACTGGCATATGAAGAGCGTATTGAAGAGTTGTTAAAACAAAATAAAAGATCTATGAAAAAAGAATGGGAGAATGACGAACATTCTATTGGCTTTTGA
- the accC gene encoding acetyl-CoA carboxylase biotin carboxylase subunit, with translation MMKKVLIANRGEIAVRIIRACKEMDIETVAVYSEADRDALHVQIADEAYCIGPRLSKDSYLNFSNIISVAKLTGCDGIHPGYGFLAENASFAELCEECAITFIGPSSSAISSMGTKDVARETMRKAGVPVVPGSVGIVADEEEGLKIANEIGFPVIIKATAGGGGKGIRVARDEEELVKGIKITQKEAAAAFGNPGVYLEKFIEEFRHVEIQVLADGQGNAIHLGERDCSIQRRMQKLVEEAPSPALSEEIRSAMGEAAVKAALAVDYKSAGTVEFIFDHINQKFYFMEMNTRIQVEHPVTEMVTGIDLIQQQLKIASGEKLAFEQKDIQIKGWAIECRINAENPAKNFMPSPGKIDMYLAPGGYGVRVDSAMYPGYSIPPFYDSMVAKLITFGDTREEAIAKMKRALGEFVIDGVETTILFHEKLMNHEVFVSGDFDTKFLEKYDVINS, from the coding sequence TTGATGAAAAAAGTATTAATAGCCAATCGTGGAGAAATTGCGGTTCGTATCATTCGAGCTTGCAAAGAAATGGATATAGAGACAGTTGCAGTATATTCAGAAGCAGATCGCGACGCGTTACATGTTCAGATAGCGGATGAAGCTTATTGTATCGGTCCGAGATTATCGAAGGATTCTTATTTAAATTTTTCTAATATTATTAGTGTTGCTAAACTAACTGGTTGTGATGGAATTCATCCTGGGTACGGATTTTTGGCAGAAAATGCAAGCTTTGCAGAGTTATGTGAAGAATGTGCTATCACATTTATCGGACCATCCTCATCTGCCATCTCAAGTATGGGTACTAAGGACGTTGCAAGAGAAACAATGAGAAAAGCTGGAGTACCAGTAGTACCAGGTTCTGTTGGAATTGTCGCAGATGAAGAAGAGGGTTTGAAAATTGCTAATGAGATTGGTTTTCCAGTAATCATTAAAGCAACTGCTGGAGGCGGCGGTAAAGGAATTCGTGTTGCTAGGGATGAAGAAGAACTAGTAAAAGGAATTAAAATTACTCAAAAAGAAGCCGCTGCTGCATTTGGTAATCCAGGAGTTTACTTAGAGAAATTTATAGAAGAATTTAGACATGTTGAAATCCAAGTATTGGCAGATGGACAAGGAAATGCTATACACTTAGGTGAGCGTGATTGTTCTATTCAACGTAGAATGCAGAAGCTCGTGGAAGAAGCACCGTCTCCAGCATTATCTGAAGAAATTCGTTCTGCAATGGGAGAGGCAGCTGTAAAAGCTGCGCTTGCTGTAGACTATAAGAGTGCTGGAACAGTAGAATTTATATTTGATCATATCAATCAAAAATTTTACTTTATGGAAATGAATACGCGTATTCAAGTAGAGCATCCAGTTACTGAAATGGTTACTGGTATTGATTTGATTCAACAACAGTTAAAAATTGCTTCTGGAGAAAAATTAGCTTTTGAACAAAAAGATATTCAAATTAAGGGATGGGCAATCGAATGTCGTATCAATGCAGAAAATCCAGCTAAAAATTTCATGCCATCTCCAGGGAAAATTGACATGTATCTTGCTCCAGGTGGGTATGGTGTTCGTGTTGATTCTGCAATGTATCCAGGTTATAGTATTCCACCATTTTATGATTCGATGGTAGCTAAACTAATTACGTTTGGAGATACTCGTGAAGAAGCAATTGCAAAAATGAAACGCGCATTAGGTGAATTTGTCATAGATGGTGTGGAAACGACTATTTTATTCCACGAAAAATTGATGAATCACGAAGTGTTTGTTTCTGGAGATTTTGACACAAAATTTTTAGAGAAGTACGATGTAATCAATTCATAA